From the genome of Xiphophorus couchianus chromosome 6, X_couchianus-1.0, whole genome shotgun sequence, one region includes:
- the rnf2 gene encoding E3 ubiquitin-protein ligase RING2, whose translation MTQTLQTNGVQSLSKTWELSLYELQRTPQEAITDGLEIAVSPRSLHSELMCPICLDMLKNTMTTKECLHRFCADCIITALRSGNKECPTCRKKLVSKRSLRPDPNFDALISKIYPSRDEYEAHQERVLARISKHNNQQALSHSIEEGLKIQAMTRLQRGKRHTVENGSGAEDNGDSSHCSNASVHSNQEAGPSIKRTKTSDDSGLDMDNAAENGGGDSVIDGGASEIELVFRPHPTLMEKDDGHNSVEFVPRYIKTSGNATVDHLSKYLAVRLALEELRRNAEASPVNVEAASEKQYTIYIPTAGNQFTVLNGSFSLELVSEKYWKVNKPMELYFAPTKEHK comes from the exons ATGACTCAGACACTGCAGACGAATGGGGTCCAGTCCCTCAGCAAGACTTGGGAACTAAGTCTCTATGAACTACAGAGAACACCACAG GAGGCAATAACAGACGGACTGGAGATAGCTGTGTCACCCAGGTCCTTACACAGTGAACTTATGTGTCCTATCTGTCTGGACATGTTGAAAAACACGATGACAACCAAAGAATGTCTGCACCGCTTCTGCGCTGATTGTATCATCACAGCTTTGAGATCTgg GAATAAAGAGTGCCCTACCTGCCGTAAGAAGCTTGTTTCTAAGAGGTCACTCCGTCCTGACCCCAATTTTGATGCTCTGATTA GTAAGATTTATCCCAGCCGAGATGAGTATGAAGCCCACCAGGAGAGAGTTTTGGCTCGCATTAGCAAACACAACAATCAGCAGGCTTTGTCCCACAGCATAGAAGAGGGGCTGAAGATACAGGCAATGACCAG GCTACAGCGTGGCAAGAGGCACACAGTGGAAAACGGTAGCGGAGCTGAGGACAACGGAGACTCCTCTCACTGTAGCAATGCGTCTGTCCACAGTAATCAG GAGGCAGGACCGAGCATTAAGCGCACCAAGACTAGTGATGACAGCGGTTTGGACATGGACAATGCTGCTGAGAATGGGGGAGGAGACTCTGTGATTGATGGAGGAGCCAGTGAAATAGAGCTGGTGTTTAGGCCACACCCCACCCTGATGGAGAAGGATGATGGTCATAACAG TGTGGAGTTTGTTCCTCGCTACATTAAGACCTCTGGTAACGCCACTGTGGATCACCTGTCTAAATACCTGGCAGTCCGGCTGGCTCTGGAGGAACTGAGAAGAAATGCTGAGGCCAGTCCTGTTAACGTTGAAGCAGCATCAGAGAAACAGTACACTATCTACATACCTACTGCTGGAAACCAGTTTACT GTTCTGAATGGTTCCTTCTCCCTGGAGCTGGTCAGTGAAAAGTACTGGAAGGTCAACAAACCCATGGAGCTCTACTTTGCCCCCACTAAAGAACACAAGTAA